In a genomic window of Rhododendron vialii isolate Sample 1 chromosome 12a, ASM3025357v1:
- the LOC131310688 gene encoding cytochrome P450 736A117-like — translation MHFSLHPFIFSLLPLFFFLVFLLKWLSITTRTPHKNPPPSPRKLPVIGNLHQIGPFPHLSLHSLSQAHSPLMLLHFAAAPVLIASSTAAARDIMKTHDFIFSNRPKSTICEKIMYGAKDVAFSPYGEYWRQMKSICVLQLLSNKRVQSFRNVREEETALMIEKILGSGSNVVNLSELIVELMGDVVCRVALGRKYGGVGGGEGGGGRRGFKEVLGEFVELLGFFDIGDFAPWLKWVNRVNGVYGRAERLAKELDEFLEGVVEEHESRERQGGEREQDFVNVLLEVQRENVAGIPIHRDSVKALILDVFAAGTDTTSTALEWAVTELLKHPQAMKKLQAEVRRTIQPNQPITEDDLDQMPYLKAVIKETLRLHPPIPLLVPRESTKDVQVMGYDVAAGTRVVVNAWSIGRDPASWDDPEEFRPERFSNSLVDFRGHDFELIPFGAGRRGCPGIQFAAAVDELAVANLVHKFDFALPDGVELDVSEVAGITVHKKLPLLLVATPWSC, via the exons ATGCATTTCTCACTACACCccttcatcttctctctccttcccctgTTTTTCTTCCTAGTTTTCCTTCTCAAATGGCTCTCCATCACCACCCGAACACCGCACAAAAACCCACCGCCGTCTCCCCGAAAGCTCCCCGTGATCGGAAACCTCCACCAAATCGGCCCCTTCCCCCACCTCTCCCTCCACTCCCTCTCCCAAGCCCACAGCCCCTTAATGCTCCTCCACTTTGCCGCTGCTCCTGTCTTGATCGCCtcctccaccgccgccgcccGTGACATCATGAAAACCCATGACTTTATCTTCTCCAATCGACCAAAATCGACCATTTGTGAGAAAATCATGTACGGAGCGAAGGATGTGGCTTTCAGCCCTTACGGCGAGTATTGGAGGCAGATGAAGAGCATCTGCGTCCTCCAACTACTAAGCAACAAGCGAGTCCAATCCTTTCGCAATGTCAGGGAAGAAGAGACGGCGCTCATGATTGAGAAGATTTTGGGTTCTGGTTCTAATGTGGTGAATTTGAGCGAATTGATTGTGGAGTTGATGGGAGACGTGGTGTGTAGGGTGGCGTTGGGGCGGAAATACGGCGGCGTCGGGGGTGGAGAAGGAGGAGGGGGCAGGAGGGGGTTTAAGGAGGTTTTGGGGGAGTTCGTGGAGTTATTGGGGTTTTTTGATATTGGAGATTTTGCCCCATGGCTAAAGTGGGTGAATAGAGTAAATGGGGTGTATGGGAGAGCGGAAAGACTTGCTAAGGAGTTGGATGAGTTTTTAGAGGGTGTGGTGGAAGAGCATGAAAGTAGAGAGAGacagggaggagagagagagcaagattTTGTGAATGTGTTGCTTGAAGTCCAGAGAGAGAACGTGGCTGGGATTCCTATTCATAGAGATAGCGTCAAAGCTCTTATTTTG GATGTATTTGCTGCTGGAACTGATACTACATCCACAGCCCTAGAATGGGCAGTGACAGAACTCTTAAAACATCCTCAAGCCATGAAAAAACTCCAAGCCGAAGTTCGAAGAACAATCCAACCCAACCAGCCCATAACTGAGGACGATCTAGACCAGATGCCCTACCTAAAAGCCGTGATAAAGGAGACTCTACGCCTCCACCCTCCAATTCCCCTTCTCGTGCCTCGGGAGTCGACCAAAGACGTCCAAGTAATGGGCTATGACGTTGCGGCCGGGACGCGCGTGGTCGTCAATGCATGGTCGATCGGGCGGGATCCGGCATCGTGGGACGACCCCGAGGAGTTTAGGCCTGAGAGGTTTTCGAACAGTCTGGTTGATTTTAGAGGGCATGATTTCGAGTTGATTCCATTCGGAGCGGGGAGGAGGGGGTGCCCGGGGATTCAGTTTGCGGCGGCGGTCGATGAGCTGGCCGTCGCAAATCTTGTGCACAAGTTTGATTTTGCATTGCCTGATGGGGTGGAGTTGGATGTGAGTGAAGTTGCTGGTATCACTGTTCACAAAAAGTTGCCTTTGCTTCTTGTTGCAACTCCTTGGTCTTGTTAA
- the LOC131309643 gene encoding cytochrome P450 71A6-like yields the protein MTELLKYPQAMKKLQAEVRRIAQPNQPIIEDDLDQMPYLKAVIKETLRLHPSASIIPPRESTKDVQVYTRARQRLGDLRDLVSWDEPEEFRLERFSNRPINFKGQDFDLKFDFALPNGVELDVSEGGGMTVHKKFPLLLVATPWSC from the exons ATGACAGAGCTCTTAAAATATCCTCAAGCCATGAAAAAACTCCAAGCCGAAGTCAGAAGAATAGCCCAACCCAACCAACCTATAATTGAGGACGATCTAGACCAGATGCCTTATCTAAAAGCTGTGATCAAGGAGACGCTACGCCTCCATCCTTCGGCTTCCATTATCCCGCCCCGGGAGTCGACCAAAGATGTCCAAGTATACACGCGTGCTCGTCAACGCTTAGGTGATCTGCGGGATCTAGTGTCGTGGGACGAGCCCGAGGAGTTTAGGCTTGAGAGATTTTCGAACCGTCCGATCAATTTCAAAGGGCAAGATTTCGATTTG AAGTTTGATTTTGCATTGCCTAATGGGGTGGAGTTGGATGTGAGTGAAGGTGGTGGTATGACTGTTCATAAAAAGTTCCCTCTACTTCTTGTTGCAACTCCTTGGTCTTGCTAA
- the LOC131310684 gene encoding cytochrome P450 71AP13-like, whose translation MAILQWLRDSLLPSFIFASTLLVVVILILKLLSKEKSRTRNLNLPPSPPKLPIIGNLHQLGGMPHLSLRRLTDKFGPIVHLQLGEIPTVVVSSAKLAKEVMKTHDLALSSRPQIFSAKHLFYDCTDVAFSPYGAYWRHIRKICILELLSAKRVQSYSFVREEEVARLVHRIAESCPDAADLTKLLGQYANDVLCRVALGRDFTEGGDYDRHGFQKMLEEYQVLLGGFSVGDFFPSMEFIHTLTGMKSRLQNTFRRFDRFFDEVIEEHLNPEREKEEHKDLVDVLLEIQEKGDSEMTLTMDNVKAIILDMFAAGTDTTFITLDWGMTELIMNPKVMKTAQAEVRSVVGERKTLLETDLPQLHYLKAVVKEIFRLHPPAPVLVPRESMEEVTIDGYNIPAKTRFFVNAWAIGRDPESWENPEVFEPDRFMGSAIDFKGQDFELIPFGAGRRSCPAITFGTATVELALAQLLHSFDWELPPGIQTSDLDMTEVFGITMHRVSHLVVVAKPRFV comes from the exons ATGGCCATCCTTCAATGGCTGAGAGATAGTCTCCTGCCCTCCTTTATTTTTGCATCAACTTTGCTAGTAGTGGTGATTCTGATTCTGAAGCTTCTCTCAAAAGAGAAATCAAGGACAAGAAATCTCAACCTCCCACCAAGCCCTCCAAAGCTACCCATAATTGGGAATCTCCACCAGCTAGGGGGCATGCCCCACCTCTCCCTCCGCCGCCTCACGGACAAATTCGGTCCCATCGTTCACTTGCAACTGGGTGAGATTCCGACGGTCGTGGTTTCATCGGCTAAACTGGCCAAGGAAGTGATGAAAACTCACGACCTCGCCCTCTCGAGCCGCCCCCAGATCTTCTCGGCCAAACACCTTTTCTACGACTGCACCGATGTCGCATTCTCGCCGTACGGTGCTTACTGGCGGCACATACGTAAGATTTGCATACTTGAGCTGCTAAGCGCGAAGCGGGTCCAATCGTACAGCTTTGTGAGAGAAGAAGAGGTTGCTCGTTTGGTTCATAGGATTGCCGAATCCTGTCCCGACGCCGCGGACTTAACCAAGCTCCTCGGACAGTACGCAAACGACGTCCTTTGCAGAGTTGCGTTGGGGAGGGATTTCACAGAGGGCGGGGACTACGATCGCCACGGGTTCCAAAAGATGCTCGAGGAGTACCAGGTGCTGCTCGGAGGATTCAGCGTGGGAGATTTCTTCCCGTCCATGGAGTTCATACATACTCTGACTGGCATGAAATCGAGACTCCAGAACACTTTTCGACGTTTTGACCGGTTTTTCGACGAGGTGATAGAGGAGCATCTCAATCCcgagagagaaaaggaagagCACAAGGACCTTGTGGATGTCTTGCTTGAGATTCAGGAAAAAGGGGATTCTGAAATGACTCTCACCATGGACAACGTCAAGGCCATCATTCTG GACATGTTTGCAGCAGGAACCGACACAACCTTCATAACTTTAGACTGGGGAATGACGGAGCTAATTATGAACCCCAAGGTCATGAAAACAGCACAAGCTGAAGTAAGAAGTGttgttggagagagaaaaacctTGTTAGAAACCGACCTGCCGCAGCTGCACTACCTGAAAGCCGTTGTCAAAGAGATCTTTCGGTTACATCCCCCTGCACCGGTGCTAGTCCCAAGAGAGTCTATGGAAGAAGTAACCATTGATGGGTACAACATTCCTGCTAAAACAAGGTTCTTTGTCAATGCATGGGCTATAGGGAGGGACCCAGAGAGTTGGGAAAATCCAGAAGTATTTGAACCAGATCGATTCATGGGTAGCGCTATCGATTTCAAAGGGCAGGATTTTGAGTTGATACCTTTTGGTGCGGGCAGAAGAAGCTGCCCCGCGATTACGTTTGGGACAGCGACTGTTGAGTTGGCTCTGGCTCAACTTCTCCACAGCTTTGATTGGGAGCTTCCCCCTGGAATTCAGACCAGTGATTTGGACATGACTGAAGTTTTCGGCATCACAATGCATAGGGTATCTCATCTCGTCGTGGTGGCTAAACCACGCTTTGTTTGA
- the LOC131310698 gene encoding uncharacterized protein LOC131310698, with protein MGKRLYALLGRNPKAPKLKTLASLAIARIPILKNLHSVRCSHARSDVVQLLNLGHLDSALLRVELVIREQNMLDVLVMVEKYCHLLIEGLLLVENNRECPEELNEAISSLIFAASRCRELPELQEIRMIFSSRYGNEFVARAIELRNNFRVNLEMIQKLSKRQASLETRKKLLKQIAYNGINLHLDDNDYTTAVEKQDMNKNDEQLKPSEAAKLNDTKAGVYEKGGLERSFSSSSLNTDAEDLYDVTWTAYDLDRTASPSDEEIDLDQSDEETGKNQNSMPWLEHHGPGSEKKYNEVADYSFSDTKGYKPHSEADLSTYSVEGRSGLGNTHYLKGEKSVYTRTTAFKRR; from the exons ATGGGCAAGAGACTCTATGCTCTGCTCGGAAGAAACCCGAAGGCTCCCAAGCTGAAGACCCTGGCCAGCCTCGCCATCGCCCGGATCCCCATACTGAAGAACCTGCACAGTGTCCGGTGTTCCCACGCCCGGTCTGACGTAGTCCAGCTACTCAACCTCGGACACCTAGACAGCGCTCTCCTTCGC GTTGAGCTTGTGATCAGGGAGCAGAACATGCTGGATGTTCTTGTTATGGTAGAAAAGTACTGCCATCTCCTGATAGAGGGATTGCTGCTCGTTGAAAACAATAG GGAATGCCCTGAGGAGCTCAATGAGGCCATATCTAGCTTGATCTTTGCAGCTTCGAGATGCAGAGAACTCCCAGAGCTCCAAGAGATTCGAATGATCTTCAGCTCGAGATATGGGAATGAATTTGTTGCTCGTGCTATTGAACTGAGAAACAATTTCAGAGTGAATCTTGAG ATGATACAGAAGCTTTCAAAGAGACAAGCAAGCTTGGAAACAAGGAAAAAATTGCTGAAGCAAATTGCTTATAACGGGATCAATCTCCATCTTGACGACAATGATTATACGACTGCAGTG GAGAAACAAGACATGAATAAAAATGATGAGCAGCTTAAGCCTAGTGAAGCTGCTAAGTTGAATGATACCAAGGCAGGCGTATACGAGAAAGGAGGACTAGAGAGAAGTTTCTCTAGTTCAAGTTTGAACACAGATGCTGAGGATCTGTATGATGTAACCTGGACAGCATATGATCTAGATCGGACTGCATCTCCGAGCGATGAGGAAATAGATCTTGACCAAAGTGACGAGGAGACTGGGAAGAATCAAAACAGCATGCCATGGTTGGAGCACCATGGCCCGGGTTCAGAAAAGAAGTATAATGAAGTTGCAGATTACAGCTTCTCAGATACGAAGGGATATAAACCCCATAGCGAAGCTGATCTCTCGACATATTCTGTGGAAGGAAGATCTGGTTTAGGAAATACGCATTACTTGAAAGGTGAAAAGAGCGTATATACACGGACCACAGCATTCAAACGCAGATAG
- the LOC131309644 gene encoding cytochrome P450 71A6-like — translation MGLWVSAAHGWSRCEFQMVKATFKDAEVLEKGAGNDPTLCERPGFMKKLETEVRLIVQPNKPITEDDLDQMPYLKAMIKETRRLHPPIPILTPRETTKDIQVMGYNIAAGTRVVTNAWAIGRDPSSWDEPEEFRPERFLNSLVDFRGHDFELIPFEAGRRGCPGIQFSAVVNELALANLVHKFDFAMPDGVEFHMSEAAGFSVRKMHPLLLVATPRTC, via the exons ATGGGTTTATGGGTGTCCGCTGCACATGGTTGGAGCCGTTGTGAATTCCAGATGGTAAAAGCTACGTTTAAAGATGCAGAGGTCTTAGAAAAAGGAGCAGGAAATGATCCTACTTTATGTGAAAGG CCTGGGTTCATGAAAAAACTCGAAACCGAAGTTCGACTTATAGTCCAACCCAACAAACCTATAACTGAGGACGATCTAGACCAAATGCCCTACCTAAAAGCCATGATCAAAGAGACCCGACGCCTCCACCCTCCGATTCCCATTCTCACGCCCCGGGAAACAACTAAAGACATCCAAGTAATGGGCTACAACATTGCAGCCGGGACACGGGTGGTAACCAACGCCTGGGCTATCGGGCGGGACCCGTCGTCGTGGGACGAGCCCGAGGAGTTTAGGCCAGAGAGGTTTTTGAACAGCTTGGTAGATTTCAGAGGACACGATTTCGAGTTGATTCCGTTCGAGGCGGGGAGGAGGGGGTGCCCGGGCATTCAATTTTCCGCGGTGGTTAACGAGCTGGCATTGGCAAATCTTGTGCATAAGTTTGATTTTGCAATGCCTGATGGGGTGGAGTTCCATATGAGTGAAGCTGCTGGTTTTTCTGTTCGTAAAATGCATCCCCTACTTCTTGTTGCGACTCCCCGTACTTGTTAA